The genomic window CGACATGGAGCAGATCGTGCGGCTGGGGATCCGGATGCTGAAGGTGCATCCGCCGCACCAGCTCTTGTACCCCAACGATTACCTGAACGGGGTGAAGGAGCTGGAGATCATCTATCGGGCGGCGGAGGCGAACGGGATCCCGGTGATGTTCCACACGGGGACGTCGATCTTCCCCGGAGCGCGGAACAAGTACGGCGACCCGATGTACGTGGACGACGTGGCGGTGGACTTCCCGAAGCTGAAGATCCTGCTGGCGCACGGCGGGCGGCCGCTGTGGATGGAGAGCGCGTTCTTCCTGGTGCGGCGGCATCCGAACGTTTACCTGGATATTTCGGGGATACCACCGAAGTCGCTGCTCAAGTATTTCCCGCGGATCGAGGAGATCGCCGCAAAGACGCTGTTCGGGACGGACTGGCCGGGGCCGGGGATCCCGGACATGCAGAAGAACCTGGCCGAATTCCGCGGGCTGCCGCTGAGCGACGCGGCGAAGCAGCAGATATTGGGTGGGACGGCGCTGGGGATATGGCCGGCGTAACTCAGGATGCAGCGCAGGGGATGAGGTCCTTCGCGCGGCCAGGGACGCCGCGCTTAGGATGACAGCGTGACCTCACGAGAAAGAAAACGGGCCGCCGAGGGGCGGCCCGAAGTGTTTGCGCCGGCGAGTCGCCGGCGCCTACCTGTTTATTTTCCCGCCTTGCCGGTGGAGAGTTCGTTGGCCAGGTCGGTGGCGTGGTAGACGGAGCGCAGCGCTTCCATGATGCCGCGCGAGTCCACGTGGACGGAACGTCCGATCTCGTCCTCGTACTGGAAGTTCCAGGGCAGGGACTGGATGTTGCCGTCGAAGATGATGCCGACGACCTCGCCGGCCTGGTTGATGACCGGTGAGCCGGAGTTGCCGCCGATGATGTCAGCGGTGGTAATGGCATTGAAGGGAGTGTTGCCCTTGATCCTGGACTTGGCTTTCATCCAGGACTCGGGGAGTGCGTAGTCGCCCTTGTTGCCGTGCTCCTGGGCGTGCTTGAAGGTGCCGGCCATGGTGGTGAAGGGCGCGACCTTGGTGCCCTTGGGGACGATGCCGCGGCCGTCTTCGACGAAGCCTTTCACCGGGCCGTAGCTGAGGCGGAGGGTGAAGGTGGCGTCGGGGTAGAGGTCGAGGCCGCCCTCGGCGAAGCGCGCCTTGGAGATGAGGCCGCCGTTCTTGCGGACGACGGCGTCGACCTCGTCGTCGTAGCGCTTGCGGGCGGCGCGAGCGTCGGGGTCGATGTCGCGCCAGAGGGCGATGAGCGGGTCATCGGACTTGGCGATGGCGTCGGCGCCGCCCTCGTAGAGGGCCTTGCGGACGGCGACGTCGTCAAGCTTGGAGCCCTCGATGTAGAACTTCGCGGCCTCCTCGGGGGTCTTGCCCTGGAGCGCACGCTTGACGACGGGGTCGTTGGGGCCGAGGCGCTGCGCCATGTCCGCGAGGGCGTCGGTCATCATGAGCACATCGAGCGATTTGTAGATGGGCGCGGTGGAGAGGAGTTCCTGCTCGACGGAAGGCAGGGCGCTCTCACGGTACTCGCGCAGGCGTTCGGCGTTGGGCTTCTGCTTCTCGGCGGCGACGCGCACCAGGTCGTGCGCCTTGCCGGAGAGCTCGCTACGGAAGCCGGAGCCGCGCTCGACGTACTGCAGGTGATCGAAGATGTCGCGCTGCACCTGCATGGCCTTGGCGATCTCGTCCCAGGCAGCGCCGAACTCGGCTTTCTTCTTGGGGTCGGAGTCGATGCCGGCACGCATCTTCTTCTCGCCCTCGGCCTTCTTGGCCATCAGGTCGTGGTTGGTGAGGCCGGACTGGTAGCCGGTGATGGCCTTCTGCGAGTTCTCGAAGCCGAAGATGTTCTCCTGGGCGATGCGGCGGTTCTCGTCGGACTTGGAAGCGAAGTCCTTGAGCTTGGGGATGAGGCGCTTGTAGAGGTCGAGGCGCCAGGGGTAGCTGACGTCGCGCAGGAACTCGAGCTGGGCCATGGTGTTGAGGCGGCCGGTGGAGCCAGGGTGTCCGGAGACGAAGAGCAGGTCGCCTTGCTTGACGTTGCCGGTGGACCACTTGAAGTAATGGTCGAGCTTTACCGGCTTATCGTTCTCATAAATACGGAAGAAGGTGATGTCGAGGTCGTAGCGCGGGAACTCGAAGTTGTCGGGGTCGCCGCCGAAGAAGGCGATGCCGAACTCGGGCGCGAAGACGAGGCGGACGTCGGTGTACTTCTTGTACTTGTAGAGGTGATACATGCCGCCGGAGTAGAGGGTGACGACGTCGCAGCGGATGTTGTTCTTGGGGTCGGCGCAGCCGGACTCAAGCTTGGACATGGCGGCGCGCTGGGCCTTGCCGGCGTCGGCGGTGGACATGCCGGGGGTGACGGCGCCGTGGACCTGGGCGGTGACGTCGGTGATCTCAAGCAGGTTGTTGAGCTCGAGGTCGGGGCACTTGACCTCCTCGGCCTGCGTCTTGGCGTAGAAGCCGGTCTTGATGTAGTCCTTCTCGCCGGAGCCGAGCTTCTGGAGGCAGTCGGCGCCGACGTGGTGGTTGGTGAAGGTGAGGCCGTCGGCGGAGACGAAGGAGCCGGAGCCGCCGCTGTTGAAGCGGACGGAGCTGAGGCGGACATGGTCGAGCCAGGGCTGGGTGAGGGTGAAACCGTACTTCTTCTGGATGCGCTCCTTGGGAGGGGCGTTGAACAGCCACATGCCCTCATCGGCGGGGGCGTACGCGGCGAGCAGGGCGAGGAGGCAGAAATTAGCAAAAAGACGTTTGAACATGGACAGCTTCTCCTTATCGAGGAAAGCCGGGGATGGGAACAGACGAGTGTAGCTGGGGAATGGAGTCTTGGCTAGGAGGCGGGGAATCGAGGCATCGGGCCAACAGGGTCAGCGAGCGAACGGATACGAGCGGGGTTGGAAAAGCGTAGCGGGAATAGAGTATAAAGGGCGGTCGGCGGCCGTGTGTGCGGAGCGCAGGAAAGGCGCAACCAGAGCGGCCGAGCAGCATCCTATAGCGAGCGAAAGCGGAGAACAGAGACATGTCCACCACAACGCCACCGGTCCCAAAGCGCGGGCTGGAAGATGTAGTCGCGGGGGAGTCGAGCATCTGCTACATCGACGGGATGAAGGGCGTGCTGGCGTATCGCGGCATCGACATCCACGAACTGGCGGACCACTCGACGTTCGAAGAGACGTGCTACCTGCTGTGGCACGGGAAGCTGCCGACGCAGTCGGAACTGGACGACCTGAAGCGCAAGCTGGCGCTGGAGCGCAAGATCGACCCGGCGATCTACGACATGATGCGGAAGTTCCCGAAGCACGCGCTGCCGATGGAGGTGCTGCGGACGGCGGTGAGCGCGCTGAGCTTCTACGATCCGGACGAGAACAACAACGACCACGACGCGAACGTGCGGAAGAGCCTGCGGCTGACCTCGCAGATCGCGATGATCGTGGCGTCGTATGACCGGATCCGGAAGGGCAAGGAAGCAGTGGAGCCGGACCAGACGCTGTCGCACGCGGGGAACTTCCTGTGGCAGTTGAACGGGGAGAAGCCGTCGAAGACGGCGGAGAAGGCGCTGGACATCGCGCTGATCCTGCACGCGGACCACGAGCTGAACGCGTCGACGTTCGCGGCGCGCGTGATCGCGGCGACGCTTTCGGACGTGCATTCGTCGATCACCGGCGCCATCGGGGCGCTGAAAGGGCCACTGCACGGCGGGGCGAACGAAGCGGTGATGCGCATCCTGTTCGCGATCGACAAGCAGAAGAAGGACGCGGTCGAGTTCGTGAAGCAGATGCTGGCAGAGAAGAAGAAGGTGCCGGGCTTCGGTCACCGCGTGTACCACACGGAAGACCCGCGGGCGACGCACCTGCGGAAGATGAGCGAGGACCTGGGCAAGTCGAGCGGGAATGCGAAGTGGTTCGAGATGTCGCGGGCGATCGAGAAGTACATCAACGCGGAGAAGAAGCTGA from Terriglobales bacterium includes these protein-coding regions:
- a CDS encoding amidohydrolase family protein encodes the protein MITDCHIHIQPYDMFKPAALEAMKRKRANYEFVIECCKSPAVFLKHLDAIGVDRAVLINYVAPEVMGFTPAVNQFIAEYVKAAPKRLIPCGSVHPRHTSNVLADMEQIVRLGIRMLKVHPPHQLLYPNDYLNGVKELEIIYRAAEANGIPVMFHTGTSIFPGARNKYGDPMYVDDVAVDFPKLKILLAHGGRPLWMESAFFLVRRHPNVYLDISGIPPKSLLKYFPRIEEIAAKTLFGTDWPGPGIPDMQKNLAEFRGLPLSDAAKQQILGGTALGIWPA
- a CDS encoding S46 family peptidase, with product MFKRLFANFCLLALLAAYAPADEGMWLFNAPPKERIQKKYGFTLTQPWLDHVRLSSVRFNSGGSGSFVSADGLTFTNHHVGADCLQKLGSGEKDYIKTGFYAKTQAEEVKCPDLELNNLLEITDVTAQVHGAVTPGMSTADAGKAQRAAMSKLESGCADPKNNIRCDVVTLYSGGMYHLYKYKKYTDVRLVFAPEFGIAFFGGDPDNFEFPRYDLDITFFRIYENDKPVKLDHYFKWSTGNVKQGDLLFVSGHPGSTGRLNTMAQLEFLRDVSYPWRLDLYKRLIPKLKDFASKSDENRRIAQENIFGFENSQKAITGYQSGLTNHDLMAKKAEGEKKMRAGIDSDPKKKAEFGAAWDEIAKAMQVQRDIFDHLQYVERGSGFRSELSGKAHDLVRVAAEKQKPNAERLREYRESALPSVEQELLSTAPIYKSLDVLMMTDALADMAQRLGPNDPVVKRALQGKTPEEAAKFYIEGSKLDDVAVRKALYEGGADAIAKSDDPLIALWRDIDPDARAARKRYDDEVDAVVRKNGGLISKARFAEGGLDLYPDATFTLRLSYGPVKGFVEDGRGIVPKGTKVAPFTTMAGTFKHAQEHGNKGDYALPESWMKAKSRIKGNTPFNAITTADIIGGNSGSPVINQAGEVVGIIFDGNIQSLPWNFQYEDEIGRSVHVDSRGIMEALRSVYHATDLANELSTGKAGK
- a CDS encoding citrate synthase, which produces MSTTTPPVPKRGLEDVVAGESSICYIDGMKGVLAYRGIDIHELADHSTFEETCYLLWHGKLPTQSELDDLKRKLALERKIDPAIYDMMRKFPKHALPMEVLRTAVSALSFYDPDENNNDHDANVRKSLRLTSQIAMIVASYDRIRKGKEAVEPDQTLSHAGNFLWQLNGEKPSKTAEKALDIALILHADHELNASTFAARVIAATLSDVHSSITGAIGALKGPLHGGANEAVMRILFAIDKQKKDAVEFVKQMLAEKKKVPGFGHRVYHTEDPRATHLRKMSEDLGKSSGNAKWFEMSRAIEKYINAEKKLNANVDFYSASTYTTLGIDIDLFTPIFAVSRISGWTAHVIEQLDDNRLIRPRAEYMGPKYPEKYVPMEQRH